One part of the Cyanobacteriota bacterium genome encodes these proteins:
- a CDS encoding circularly permuted type 2 ATP-grasp protein — translation MHFSNYDLGDFYDELFIAPGKPRPEAEALINRMDELSFQELQQRQQAARTALYELGVTFNVYSDGRGLERILPLDIIPRIVKGSEWKVLEQGLKQRVYALNLFLADIYGDQKILRDNVIPRELIESSKGYLRPCLELKPPAGVWCHITGTDLVRDRDGQWYVLEDNLRCPSGVSYVLENRRVMKSTFPKLFNILSIQPVDDYPSHLVETLLNLTPPHLSHPTIVVLTPGMYNSAYFEHSFLSQQMGVELVEGSDLVVTDG, via the coding sequence ATGCACTTTAGCAACTATGACCTGGGAGATTTTTATGATGAACTCTTCATAGCACCTGGAAAACCCCGCCCAGAAGCCGAAGCCCTCATCAACCGTATGGATGAACTGTCCTTTCAGGAGTTGCAGCAACGGCAACAAGCTGCCAGAACTGCCCTGTACGAGCTAGGGGTGACCTTTAACGTTTACAGCGATGGCCGCGGGCTAGAGCGGATCTTGCCCCTAGACATTATTCCTCGCATTGTCAAAGGGTCAGAGTGGAAGGTCTTAGAACAGGGACTGAAGCAACGGGTTTATGCCCTGAACTTGTTTCTGGCAGATATCTATGGTGACCAGAAGATTCTACGCGATAACGTCATCCCCAGGGAGTTGATTGAATCCTCAAAGGGCTACCTAAGACCTTGTTTGGAGCTAAAGCCACCGGCGGGGGTTTGGTGTCACATCACAGGTACAGACTTGGTGCGCGATCGAGACGGTCAGTGGTACGTATTGGAAGATAACCTGCGCTGTCCCTCTGGTGTTTCCTACGTGCTTGAAAATCGAAGGGTGATGAAGAGCACATTTCCCAAATTGTTCAACATTCTGTCGATTCAACCGGTGGATGACTATCCTAGCCATCTTGTGGAAACATTGCTAAACCTGACCCCACCCCACCTGTCTCACCCCACGATCGTCGTCCTTACCCCTGGCATGTATAACTCTGCCTACTTTGAGCATTCCTTCCTCAGTCAGCAGATGGGGGTAGAACTGGTAGAGGGCAGCGACCTAGTAGTAACCGATGG